A section of the Engystomops pustulosus chromosome 3, aEngPut4.maternal, whole genome shotgun sequence genome encodes:
- the LOC140120755 gene encoding uncharacterized protein, whose product MGRLVLTLLCLCAGVLAVTALGTDDLNRATKTFYNKIFKLLGGKKQFAYLVKFTNAECTKGLELNKVMSEIDPMEVLNMLNTKGVYEGKRMVAAIPTGNIGPKTRHSEFRLLDPVTDSPISRLLESTSAQDCVIFFSQNSPCVDFCTNPKENNNIIKGIHETPALVNIKDRAFVFHFMYYFDVGRDQAIATAWKLLDKEISLVRCYENNCYKCFNGDKLNIDCTKSK is encoded by the exons ATGGGGCGgctggtcctcacactgctgtgcctgtgcGCCGGCGTCCTGGCAGTAACAGCATTAGGGACCGATGATCTGAACAGAGCAACAAAAACTTTTTACAACAAAATCTTCAA ACTTCTAGGTGGAAAAAAACAATTCGCATATTTGGTCAAATTTACAAATGCTGAATGTACAAAGGGTTTGGAATTAAACAAGGTCATGTCAGAAATCGATCCAATGGAGGTTCTTAATATGCTGAACACTAAAGGAGTCTACGAAGGAAAGCGCATGGTGGCGGCAATCCCAACCGGCAATATCGGTCCTAAGACACGACACTCGGAATTCCGCCTACTGGACCCCGTCACCGATTCCCCCATAAGCCGCCTCCTGGAATCTACATCTGCGCAGGATTGTGTCATATTCTTCTCTCAGAACTCTCCGTGTGTGGACTTCTGCACCAACCCGAAAGAAAACAATAATATCATCAAGGGGATCCACGAGACTCCAGCGTTGGTCAACATCAAGGACAGAGCCTTCGTCTTCCATTTTATGTATTACTTTGATGTAGGAAGAGACCAAGCCATTGCTACTGCCTGGAAGCTTCTAGACAAAGAGATCAGTTTAGTCAGATGCTACGAAAACAATTGTTACAAATGCTTTAACGGCGACAAGTTAAACATCGATTGTACAAAGAGCAAATAA